Genomic segment of Pseudomonas iranensis:
AAGCGCCTGAACATCAGCCTCGACAGTCTCGATCCGCAGCGCTTCAAAGAGCTGACCCGCACTGGCGATCTGGCGCAGGTCATCGACGGCATCGATGCCGCGCGTGCCGCCGGTTTCACCCGTACCAAGCTCAATTGCGTGGTGATGCAGGGCCGCAACGATCACGAGATCAACGATCTGGTCAGTTTCGCCATCGAGCGTGATCTGGATATTTCCTTCATCGAAGAGATGCCGCTGGGCGCGATCGCCGAACACAGCCGCGCCGAATCCTTCTACTCCAGCGCGCAAGTACGCGAACGCATCGCCGAACGTTTTACCCTGATCGACTCGACCGAATCGACGCAAGGGCCGTCGCGCTACTGGCGTGTGGCCGAAGCGCCGAACATTCGCCTGGGCTTCATTTCACCGCACAGCCATAACTTCTGCGGTACCTGCAACCGCGTGCGCCTGACCGTCGAAGGTCGCTTGCTGCTGTGCCTGGGCAACGAGCATTCGATGGACCTCAAAGCGGTGCTGCGCGCCCACCCGGGCCACCCGGAACGTCTGGAGAACGCGATCATCGAGGCGATGAAACTCAAGCCGTATCGACACAACTTCCAAGTCAACGACGACGTGCAAGTGGTGCGTTTCATGAACATGACCGGCGGCTGATTCGCCGCGCAACCGGGACCGCGAGATGATCGTCAGACCGAGACCCAATCAGTTCGCCGTGCTGTTCACCCTCAGAGGCTCGATCGCCAAACGCATCGCC
This window contains:
- the moaA gene encoding GTP 3',8-cyclase MoaA; this translates as MTQRELIDGHNRRVDYLRLSVTDRCDFRCVYCMAEDMQFLPRQQILTLEELFQVAQSFVALGTRKIRLTGGEPLIRPGVVKLCEQIAALPGLRELCLTTNGSQLGRLAQPLFDAGVKRLNISLDSLDPQRFKELTRTGDLAQVIDGIDAARAAGFTRTKLNCVVMQGRNDHEINDLVSFAIERDLDISFIEEMPLGAIAEHSRAESFYSSAQVRERIAERFTLIDSTESTQGPSRYWRVAEAPNIRLGFISPHSHNFCGTCNRVRLTVEGRLLLCLGNEHSMDLKAVLRAHPGHPERLENAIIEAMKLKPYRHNFQVNDDVQVVRFMNMTGG